In Clostridium sp., one DNA window encodes the following:
- a CDS encoding YhbD family protein gives MEENLISKKELLELSNISYGQLYRWKRKKLIPEEWFIKKSSFTGQETFFPREEMLGRIERIKSMKDDISLDDMAQIFSNRVSNIKISHDDLIEKGIIMKNVLKMYSDFNADFSIYSFNEVLYMDILQEFLTVGNISVEESKIVIQTLQDNYNKYSGRNCEIVFVRKIGVGVCFISLLPNEICFDNLSKVIMRLDIGKVIEKLKLKIEELF, from the coding sequence ATGGAGGAAAATTTAATTTCTAAAAAAGAACTTCTGGAATTAAGTAATATATCTTATGGACAGCTTTATAGATGGAAACGGAAAAAATTGATACCCGAGGAATGGTTTATAAAAAAATCTTCTTTTACAGGTCAGGAAACTTTTTTCCCAAGAGAAGAAATGCTTGGTAGAATAGAGAGAATAAAAAGTATGAAGGATGATATATCCTTGGATGATATGGCACAAATTTTTTCTAATAGAGTTTCAAATATTAAAATTTCTCATGATGATCTTATTGAAAAAGGCATTATTATGAAAAATGTTTTGAAAATGTATAGTGATTTTAATGCTGATTTTTCTATTTATTCATTTAATGAAGTATTATACATGGATATACTGCAGGAATTTCTTACAGTAGGTAATATATCAGTGGAGGAAAGTAAAATTGTAATTCAGACCTTACAGGACAATTACAACAAATATTCCGGCAGAAATTGTGAGATAGTTTTTGTGAGGAAAATTGGGGTGGGAGTGTGTTTTATTTCACTGCTTCCAAATGAGATTTGTTTTGATAATTTATCCAAGGTAATTATGAGACTGGATATTGGTAAAGTTATAGAAAAGCTGAAATTAAAAATTGAGGAGCTGTTTTAA
- a CDS encoding Rossmann-like and DUF2520 domain-containing protein gives MKSSIGFIGAGRVGVSLGKYFTINGLNVKGYYSRNVDSAKEAAEFTHTNFYMELSKFIENCNVIFITTPDDIIKKIWNQIRKYNLKGKIICHSSGSLSSSIFSDINTSGAFGYSIHPMCAFSDRFSTYKVLKKIYFSIEGDSKYLVTLISIFKHMGNRVLLLDKTKKSLYHLANVTVSNLVLSLLNIGCEYLKECGIDEKDCINALMPLIESNISNIKETGFTGALTGPVERRDIETLKHHLDVIPNEDIELYRHLSMNLVKLSEKKHGGNDYTLVKKNLEVKR, from the coding sequence GTGAAGTCGAGTATTGGTTTTATTGGTGCCGGAAGAGTAGGCGTAAGCTTGGGCAAGTATTTTACTATCAACGGATTAAATGTAAAAGGTTATTATAGCAGAAATGTAGATTCAGCAAAAGAAGCAGCTGAATTTACACATACAAATTTTTATATGGAATTAAGTAAATTTATTGAAAATTGTAATGTTATTTTTATAACTACTCCCGATGACATTATAAAGAAAATTTGGAATCAAATTAGAAAGTATAACCTCAAGGGTAAGATTATATGCCATTCAAGTGGTTCCTTATCTTCATCCATCTTTTCAGATATTAACACTTCAGGAGCGTTCGGATATTCTATCCATCCGATGTGTGCTTTTTCAGACAGATTCAGTACTTATAAGGTTTTAAAAAAAATTTATTTTTCAATCGAAGGTGATTCTAAATATTTGGTAACATTGATTTCTATTTTCAAACATATGGGAAATAGAGTACTTTTGCTTGATAAAACAAAAAAATCTCTATACCATCTTGCAAATGTCACAGTCTCGAATTTGGTACTTTCACTTTTAAATATAGGATGTGAGTATTTGAAAGAGTGTGGAATTGATGAAAAAGATTGTATAAATGCACTTATGCCTTTGATTGAAAGCAACATATCCAATATAAAAGAGACAGGTTTTACCGGTGCTCTTACAGGGCCTGTTGAACGGAGGGACATTGAGACTTTGAAGCATCATCTTGATGTCATACCAAATGAAGACATAGAATTGTACAGGCATTTGTCCATGAATCTGGTTAAATTATCTGAAAAAAAACACGGGGGAAATGATTATACGCTGGTCAAAAAGAATTTGGAGGTAAAAAGATGA
- a CDS encoding HesB-like protein, which produces MKFMRISDKAYDEFKSFLDSSNVQDYNLRIRYLGTNCGGPVFNIDVGQLEDDDISDKIKDINFIVARDVINVCGGFSILSSDENMGRGLELKPFIDPPSGCSGCSKYNV; this is translated from the coding sequence ATGAAATTTATGAGAATAAGTGATAAAGCTTATGATGAGTTTAAGAGTTTCTTGGATTCCAGTAATGTACAGGATTATAACTTGAGAATAAGGTACTTGGGGACAAATTGCGGCGGACCGGTATTTAATATTGATGTTGGACAATTGGAGGATGATGATATTTCAGATAAAATTAAGGACATTAACTTTATTGTTGCAAGAGATGTAATAAATGTATGTGGTGGATTTTCAATTTTGTCCAGTGATGAAAATATGGGAAGAGGTTTGGAATTGAAGCCGTTTATAGATCCGCCTTCCGGATGCAGTGGATGTTCAAAGTATAATGTATAG
- a CDS encoding 3D domain-containing protein has protein sequence MRKKALSAIMILAFTVMINSSVFASSNELKQTQDNKAKLQTKVKQLNTQINSVIDKIDQNKKSMNNIARNIQTTEKKLKVIEDSSEVQNKLFKKRARAMYMSGIGGYAEILLTSNNINDFISRVDTISKIMKFDKNILDNLKRNQEIISSQKMALVSEKEKLNALKTANEATLAKLGSEISTQKKLLAQESKKESDLIAEENSRQLALNTMHNTMSSRLSRGGSISVTSSGSFTVNATAYCDGGITASGMSTRKGIIAVDPRVIPLGSRVYIEGYGYAIAADTGGAIRGNRIDLFFPSRSDAQSWGMRSVKIHILN, from the coding sequence ATGAGGAAAAAAGCGTTATCTGCGATTATGATTCTGGCATTCACTGTCATGATAAACAGCAGTGTATTTGCTTCATCAAATGAATTAAAACAAACACAAGATAACAAAGCAAAATTGCAAACAAAAGTCAAACAGCTAAATACACAAATCAATTCTGTTATAGATAAAATTGACCAGAATAAAAAATCCATGAACAATATAGCTAGAAACATTCAAACTACTGAAAAAAAGTTAAAAGTTATAGAAGATAGTTCTGAAGTTCAAAACAAGTTATTCAAAAAACGTGCAAGGGCGATGTATATGAGCGGTATAGGAGGATATGCAGAAATTCTTTTGACATCCAACAATATAAACGATTTTATTTCCAGAGTAGATACAATATCTAAAATAATGAAATTTGATAAAAATATTTTAGACAACCTCAAAAGAAACCAGGAAATTATATCATCCCAAAAGATGGCTCTAGTTTCTGAAAAAGAAAAGCTCAATGCTTTAAAAACGGCAAATGAAGCTACTCTGGCAAAATTGGGTTCAGAGATAAGTACTCAGAAGAAACTTCTTGCACAGGAATCAAAAAAAGAAAGTGACTTGATTGCTGAAGAAAATTCCAGACAATTAGCTCTAAATACCATGCACAATACAATGTCAAGCAGATTATCCCGTGGAGGATCTATTTCTGTTACAAGCTCGGGTTCCTTTACTGTTAATGCGACTGCATATTGTGATGGAGGAATTACTGCTTCGGGAATGTCCACAAGAAAGGGTATAATAGCTGTTGATCCACGAGTTATACCGCTGGGATCAAGAGTTTACATTGAAGGCTACGGATATGCCATAGCAGCCGATACAGGAGGTGCAATTCGCGGAAACAGGATAGATTTGTTTTTCCCTTCCAGATCCGATGCCCAAAGCTGGGGAATGAGGTCTGTCAAAATTCATATACTTAATTAA
- the panB gene encoding 3-methyl-2-oxobutanoate hydroxymethyltransferase yields the protein MKKGVSTFMDAKRKSEKITMLTAYDYSMAKLVDESGIDGILVGDSLGMVCLGYKDTLSVTMEDMLHHIRAVSRGAKNALVVGDMPFMSYQSSVYDAVKNAGRIIQEGQAGAVKLEGGASVYEQVKAIVKSQIPVMGHIGLTPQSINIFGGFKVQGKNEMNARKIIEDAKKLEDAGVFSIVLEGIPYKLAKIITESVSVPTIGIGAGKYCDGQILVYQDMLGLFNDFKPKFVKYYANAGQIVRGAFKDYIEEVKSGSFPDEEHSFKIDDSIIDKL from the coding sequence ATGAAAAAAGGTGTTTCAACTTTTATGGATGCAAAGCGCAAAAGTGAAAAAATCACCATGCTTACGGCCTATGACTATTCAATGGCAAAGCTTGTAGACGAATCTGGCATTGACGGTATTCTGGTTGGTGATTCACTTGGAATGGTCTGTCTTGGCTATAAGGATACCTTAAGTGTAACCATGGAAGACATGCTGCACCATATAAGGGCAGTTTCAAGAGGGGCAAAAAATGCTCTTGTAGTTGGAGATATGCCATTTATGTCATATCAGAGTTCTGTATATGATGCAGTAAAAAATGCAGGAAGGATTATACAGGAAGGACAGGCAGGTGCTGTAAAGCTTGAAGGTGGAGCTTCTGTTTATGAACAGGTAAAGGCTATTGTAAAATCACAAATTCCGGTAATGGGACATATTGGGCTTACACCTCAGTCTATAAATATATTTGGGGGATTCAAGGTCCAGGGGAAAAACGAAATGAATGCCAGAAAAATAATAGAGGATGCAAAAAAATTGGAGGATGCAGGTGTGTTTTCTATTGTACTTGAAGGCATTCCGTACAAACTGGCGAAAATTATTACCGAATCTGTGTCAGTACCGACTATAGGAATAGGTGCAGGCAAATACTGTGATGGACAAATACTTGTATATCAGGACATGCTTGGACTTTTCAATGATTTCAAGCCTAAATTTGTGAAATACTATGCAAATGCCGGACAGATTGTAAGAGGGGCATTTAAAGATTATATAGAAGAAGTTAAAAGTGGAAGTTTCCCTGATGAGGAACATAGTTTTAAAATAGATGACAGCATCATAGATAAATTGTAG
- a CDS encoding nitroreductase family protein yields the protein MMREIEIRRSIRKYKDKAVSDDNIKRLLESARLAPSGSNTQPWRFIVIKSQDMREKISRVCHNQQWMTTAPLFVACVGDMESRIGDGENSNIDETSPEEEVKQIIRDTAIASEHIVLEAQELGLGACWVAWFTQKDIRPVLNVPESKYVVAVLVIGYPDESPEQRPRKKLEDIVHYEKW from the coding sequence TTGATGAGGGAAATTGAAATACGCAGAAGTATAAGAAAATACAAGGATAAGGCAGTCAGTGATGATAATATAAAACGGCTGCTGGAAAGTGCAAGGCTGGCACCGTCGGGCAGCAATACCCAGCCCTGGCGGTTTATTGTGATAAAGTCGCAAGATATGAGGGAAAAGATTTCTAGGGTGTGCCACAATCAGCAGTGGATGACAACTGCGCCATTATTTGTAGCCTGTGTAGGTGATATGGAATCTAGAATTGGAGATGGAGAAAATTCTAATATAGATGAAACAAGTCCTGAAGAGGAAGTTAAACAGATAATCAGGGATACTGCAATTGCATCGGAGCATATTGTCCTCGAGGCACAGGAGTTGGGACTGGGGGCCTGTTGGGTTGCATGGTTTACCCAGAAGGATATAAGACCTGTTTTGAATGTACCTGAAAGTAAATATGTTGTAGCCGTACTTGTAATTGGATATCCGGATGAATCACCGGAACAGAGACCAAGAAAGAAGCTTGAGGATATAGTTCATTACGAAAAGTGGTAG
- a CDS encoding S-ribosylhomocysteine lyase, with amino-acid sequence MEKIASFTVNHLKLKPGVYVSRKDKFGDTVITTFDIRMTSPNDEPVMNTAEVHTIEHLGATFLRNHKDFASKTVYFGPMGCRTGFYLILGGDYESKDIVGLLKEMYRFIADFEGDVPGAAAKDCGNYLDMNLPMAKYWGRKYLDDVLSDISDERLNYPD; translated from the coding sequence ATGGAAAAGATAGCAAGTTTTACAGTTAACCACCTCAAGCTTAAACCGGGTGTATATGTTTCAAGAAAGGATAAATTTGGAGATACAGTTATTACTACTTTTGATATAAGAATGACCAGCCCGAATGATGAGCCTGTCATGAATACTGCAGAAGTTCATACTATCGAACATCTGGGTGCAACTTTTTTGAGAAATCACAAGGACTTTGCTTCTAAAACAGTATATTTCGGACCAATGGGCTGCAGAACAGGATTCTATCTTATTCTTGGTGGAGATTATGAATCAAAGGATATAGTAGGTTTATTGAAGGAAATGTATAGATTTATTGCAGACTTCGAGGGAGATGTACCTGGAGCTGCGGCAAAAGACTGCGGTAATTATCTGGACATGAATCTTCCTATGGCCAAATACTGGGGTAGGAAATATCTTGACGATGTATTGTCAGATATATCTGATGAAAGATTAAATTATCCAGATTAG
- the panD gene encoding aspartate 1-decarboxylase produces the protein MQLNMLKSKIHRATVTEANLNYVGSITIDRRLMESANILEYEKIQVVNINNGSRIETYVIAGKKDSRTICLNGAAARYVQPGDKVILMTYCQMDQNEARDYNPIVVFVDENNSIVKVDNHENHGEIK, from the coding sequence ATGCAGTTAAACATGCTTAAATCAAAAATTCACAGGGCAACGGTTACGGAGGCAAATCTGAATTATGTTGGAAGTATAACGATTGACAGAAGATTAATGGAAAGTGCAAATATACTTGAATATGAAAAAATTCAGGTTGTGAATATAAATAATGGAAGCAGAATTGAGACCTATGTGATAGCTGGAAAGAAGGACAGCAGGACAATTTGTCTGAATGGAGCAGCTGCAAGATATGTACAGCCTGGTGACAAAGTTATCTTGATGACTTATTGTCAGATGGATCAAAATGAAGCCAGGGACTATAATCCAATAGTAGTGTTTGTAGATGAAAATAATTCCATAGTTAAAGTAGATAACCATGAAAATCACGGAGAAATAAAATAA
- the panC gene encoding pantoate--beta-alanine ligase — MNTVHEIDEVRSQVKTWRKQGFTIGLVTTMGFLHEGHESLIKRAVSENDRVVVSVFVNPTQFGPNEDFKTYPRDIKRDAELCEGAGANLIFNPEPSTMYYEDSSTVVNVNGLTEGLCGARRPVHFGGVCLVVSKFFNIVTPDKAYFGEKDAQQLAVIKRMVRDLNFDIEIVGCPIVREADGLARSSRNTYLSEDERKAAVILNRSLDKAKKFLNAGERNADNIKKVIVEKLNSEPLARVDYVEVVDSLNLKPVLNIDRTVLIAIAVYIGKVRLIDNFTFKIQKN, encoded by the coding sequence ATGAATACAGTACATGAAATAGATGAAGTAAGAAGTCAGGTCAAGACATGGAGAAAGCAGGGATTTACCATTGGACTTGTTACTACCATGGGTTTTTTGCATGAGGGACATGAAAGTCTCATTAAAAGGGCGGTTTCAGAAAATGACAGGGTTGTTGTAAGTGTATTTGTGAACCCTACCCAGTTTGGACCAAATGAAGATTTTAAGACTTATCCAAGGGATATAAAGAGGGATGCGGAACTTTGTGAAGGTGCAGGAGCAAATTTGATTTTTAATCCAGAGCCTTCAACCATGTATTATGAAGATTCAAGCACAGTTGTCAATGTAAATGGGCTGACTGAAGGACTGTGTGGCGCAAGACGACCTGTTCATTTTGGCGGGGTTTGCCTTGTCGTTTCAAAATTTTTTAATATTGTAACCCCGGATAAGGCCTATTTTGGAGAAAAAGATGCACAGCAGCTTGCAGTTATAAAAAGAATGGTTAGAGATCTCAATTTCGATATTGAAATAGTAGGATGCCCTATAGTAAGAGAAGCTGATGGACTTGCCAGGAGTTCAAGGAACACCTACCTTTCCGAAGATGAGAGAAAGGCGGCTGTAATACTTAACAGAAGTCTTGACAAGGCAAAAAAGTTTTTGAATGCAGGAGAGAGAAATGCCGATAATATAAAAAAAGTGATTGTTGAAAAATTGAATTCGGAACCACTTGCCAGAGTAGATTATGTTGAAGTGGTTGACAGCCTGAATTTAAAACCGGTTTTAAATATTGACAGGACTGTTTTAATTGCAATAGCTGTCTATATAGGTAAAGTAAGGCTAATAGATAATTTTACCTTTAAAATACAGAAAAACTAA
- a CDS encoding LysE/ArgO family amino acid transporter, whose amino-acid sequence MSVENFFHGLILGFAYTAPIGMQNMYVINSALNNRRLRACMTAAAIVFFDCSLAIACFFGIGSIIERSIYVKLIILFAGSIAVVCIGIKLIMDKSTCIKGKYTDDNFTKIVIASFVVTWMNPQAIIDGSLLLGGFRSSLALYDANFFIMGVCAASIIWFFMLTTVVSTFKYRFNKKIIRFINVVCGSIIILYGLKLGVSFISMAEYSIPAIFIYLV is encoded by the coding sequence ATGTCAGTAGAGAATTTTTTCCATGGATTGATATTGGGATTTGCCTATACTGCTCCAATAGGAATGCAAAATATGTATGTAATAAATTCAGCCTTGAACAATAGGAGACTTAGAGCCTGTATGACAGCAGCAGCCATTGTGTTTTTTGACTGTTCACTTGCCATAGCATGTTTTTTTGGAATTGGTTCCATAATTGAGAGGTCAATATATGTTAAACTAATTATTTTGTTTGCTGGATCCATTGCTGTTGTGTGTATCGGTATAAAGCTTATAATGGATAAATCCACCTGTATTAAAGGAAAATATACAGATGATAATTTTACAAAAATAGTGATTGCAAGCTTTGTTGTGACATGGATGAATCCACAGGCTATTATTGATGGATCACTTTTGCTTGGAGGATTCAGGAGCTCACTTGCATTATATGATGCCAATTTTTTTATAATGGGAGTATGTGCAGCTTCAATTATATGGTTTTTTATGTTGACAACTGTTGTAAGTACCTTCAAATATAGATTCAATAAAAAAATAATACGATTTATAAATGTAGTCTGTGGTTCAATTATAATTTTGTATGGATTAAAACTTGGAGTTAGTTTCATTTCCATGGCGGAGTATAGTATTCCCGCCATTTTTATATACCTCGTCTGA
- a CDS encoding PLP-dependent aminotransferase family protein, with amino-acid sequence MHKDTEKWIPDKKSLVPIYKQIIMYIREKISTGQWTIGKKLPTQREMAKNFNVNRSTVIEALNELKSEGLIDGKGGRGTVVVNNTWSLLASINRPDWDSYIKYGIYKPNLRTIQIINKLEFQNDIIRIGTGELSPELFPCDMMKKIMNRISDKIYSLGYEEPKGSLYLRKIIGEYVKKIGINASPESILIVSGSLQALQLISTGILQVDSTVIVEKPSYLKSLRIFQSSGINLKGVPMDHRGIKIEELVNSIDRNTSLLYSIPTYHNPTGVVMPLSRRKKLMDVCMINRIPIIEDDAYRELWIDEVPPYPLKSMDTNGTVLYMGTVSKSLAPGFRIGWIIGPEPVIERLGDIKMQNDYGASSISQIAIAEWMSSGLYDKYMDELRKDIKNRRDNALYMLKKYFHDIATWTRPSGGFYIWMKINSGISVDKLFSYACKQGILINPGSIYDFSKNSFIRISYSYASYSQMEFALKKLSDIVRSMIKSCRG; translated from the coding sequence TTGCATAAAGATACAGAAAAATGGATTCCCGATAAAAAATCACTTGTTCCCATATATAAACAGATAATTATGTATATAAGAGAAAAAATATCTACGGGGCAATGGACTATAGGTAAAAAACTCCCCACACAGAGAGAAATGGCAAAAAATTTCAATGTAAACAGGAGTACGGTAATAGAAGCACTGAATGAGCTAAAATCAGAAGGACTTATAGATGGAAAGGGAGGCAGAGGAACTGTAGTTGTAAATAATACATGGTCATTACTGGCATCGATTAACAGGCCTGACTGGGACAGTTATATAAAGTATGGTATTTATAAGCCGAATTTACGTACAATTCAGATTATAAACAAACTTGAATTTCAAAATGACATAATTCGTATTGGAACTGGAGAACTTTCTCCGGAGCTGTTTCCATGTGATATGATGAAAAAGATAATGAACAGAATTTCAGATAAGATATATTCTCTTGGATATGAAGAGCCCAAAGGCTCCTTGTATCTTAGAAAGATAATAGGTGAATATGTAAAAAAAATTGGAATAAATGCTTCTCCAGAATCCATTTTAATTGTATCAGGATCTCTTCAGGCACTTCAACTGATTTCCACGGGGATTTTGCAGGTGGATTCCACGGTAATAGTGGAAAAACCGTCATATTTGAAATCACTTCGCATTTTTCAATCTTCAGGAATAAACCTGAAAGGCGTTCCAATGGATCATCGTGGTATAAAAATAGAGGAACTTGTTAATTCAATTGATCGTAATACATCACTGCTGTATTCTATACCGACCTATCATAATCCTACTGGTGTAGTTATGCCGTTAAGCAGGAGAAAAAAATTGATGGATGTATGTATGATAAACAGGATACCAATTATAGAAGACGATGCATACAGGGAACTTTGGATAGATGAAGTTCCGCCGTATCCATTAAAATCAATGGATACAAATGGAACGGTGCTGTATATGGGAACTGTGTCGAAATCACTGGCACCTGGATTCAGAATAGGATGGATTATAGGACCTGAACCTGTTATAGAACGTCTTGGAGATATAAAAATGCAGAATGATTATGGAGCAAGCTCAATTTCACAGATCGCTATAGCGGAATGGATGTCCAGCGGACTGTATGATAAATACATGGATGAACTTCGCAAGGATATAAAAAATAGAAGAGATAATGCGCTTTATATGCTGAAGAAGTATTTTCATGATATAGCAACATGGACAAGACCCAGCGGCGGCTTTTATATATGGATGAAAATAAATTCTGGAATATCAGTAGACAAGCTCTTTTCCTATGCATGTAAACAGGGAATACTTATAAATCCTGGCAGTATATATGATTTTTCAAAGAACTCCTTTATAAGAATTTCCTATTCATATGCCTCATATTCTCAAATGGAGTTTGCTTTGAAAAAACTGTCTGATATAGTTAGGAGTATGATTAAATCCTGCCGAGGTTAA
- a CDS encoding polyprenyl synthetase family protein, protein MDKLWDNYRIVKSELESVVEFMNKNSKCKDKKIEKAIRDLIYSSGKMLRPAFVIISSHFGDHDLKRTVPLASVIEFFHMATLVHDDIIDDSKLRRGKESVQSKYGKDYAVYIGDYIFCLCFKILASMTSLKNIEINSNSMSKICIGEIDQFNSKFESSISVKNYLNRISGKTAELFSLALYIGAAESGCSDALCRQFWRIGHNIGMSFQIIDDILDYTGDETSLRKSPSSDISQGIFTIPFIYAAMEDKNSFKPYLSKKYFSDEDVRNLIYIVKQHNGIERSIELASKYTRKALGMIDKLPENNYKHIFKDITEHLLKRYY, encoded by the coding sequence ATGGATAAACTGTGGGATAACTATAGAATTGTAAAAAGTGAACTTGAATCTGTAGTTGAGTTCATGAATAAAAACTCCAAATGCAAGGACAAGAAAATAGAGAAGGCCATCAGGGATCTGATTTATTCCAGCGGAAAGATGCTGCGGCCGGCTTTCGTAATAATATCCTCCCATTTCGGAGATCATGATTTGAAAAGAACAGTACCGCTTGCTTCCGTAATAGAATTTTTCCATATGGCAACCCTGGTGCATGATGACATAATAGACGATTCGAAATTGAGACGCGGCAAAGAAAGTGTACAATCGAAATATGGAAAAGATTATGCTGTTTATATAGGAGATTATATATTCTGCCTGTGCTTCAAAATACTTGCTTCTATGACTTCCTTGAAAAATATAGAAATCAACAGCAACTCAATGTCAAAAATCTGTATAGGCGAAATAGATCAGTTCAACTCAAAATTTGAGAGTTCTATTTCAGTTAAAAATTATTTGAACAGAATTTCAGGAAAAACTGCTGAATTATTTTCTCTGGCACTTTATATAGGTGCCGCAGAAAGCGGCTGCAGTGATGCCCTATGCAGACAATTTTGGAGAATTGGACATAATATAGGGATGTCTTTTCAAATAATAGATGACATTTTGGATTATACAGGTGATGAAACCTCTCTTAGAAAATCACCTTCTTCAGATATAAGCCAGGGAATATTTACCATTCCTTTCATATACGCCGCAATGGAAGATAAGAACTCATTTAAACCTTACCTTTCAAAAAAATACTTTTCAGATGAAGACGTCCGTAATTTGATATATATTGTAAAGCAGCACAATGGTATAGAAAGATCTATTGAACTGGCTTCAAAATACACAAGAAAGGCTCTTGGTATGATAGATAAATTACCTGAAAACAATTATAAACATATTTTCAAGGATATAACAGAACATCTTTTGAAAAGATATTATTGA
- a CDS encoding polymer-forming cytoskeletal protein codes for MEERKDLKISGSGSVGGGIYNEVKISGSGKINGDIDCKFLKVSGSGEIQGSVVVNGDIKFSGSGRIKGNIKSDRIDISGSMKVEGNIEKADEFKASGSSSVSEDAKIAKMKISGSSSVGGNLYAEEVEISGGINVKGDCESENFKAHGFIRIGGLLNAGQINMVLHGKSVAREIGGENINIRMSAFDESIVGKLLRSAFFYKKELVVESIEGDDIYLEGTTADIVRGKNITIGRECNINRVEYSGKINIINGGKVERQVRI; via the coding sequence ATGGAAGAAAGAAAAGATCTTAAGATTTCAGGTTCGGGAAGTGTTGGAGGAGGAATATATAATGAAGTGAAAATTAGCGGTTCGGGAAAAATCAATGGGGATATAGACTGTAAATTTTTGAAGGTAAGCGGGTCTGGTGAAATACAGGGAAGTGTGGTGGTAAATGGGGACATCAAGTTTAGTGGATCAGGCAGAATAAAAGGAAATATTAAATCGGATAGAATAGATATAAGCGGTTCCATGAAGGTTGAAGGAAATATAGAAAAGGCTGATGAGTTTAAAGCAAGCGGATCATCCAGTGTTTCAGAAGATGCGAAAATTGCAAAGATGAAGATATCTGGAAGTAGCAGTGTAGGTGGAAATTTATATGCGGAAGAAGTAGAAATATCAGGAGGAATAAATGTAAAAGGGGATTGCGAAAGTGAAAATTTCAAAGCGCATGGATTTATACGAATTGGAGGACTTTTAAATGCGGGCCAAATAAATATGGTTCTGCATGGAAAATCTGTGGCAAGAGAAATAGGGGGAGAAAATATAAATATAAGGATGTCAGCATTTGATGAATCAATAGTAGGAAAGCTTTTAAGGTCCGCATTTTTTTATAAAAAAGAACTTGTTGTCGAATCCATAGAGGGAGATGACATATATCTTGAAGGAACTACAGCTGATATAGTTAGGGGAAAAAATATTACCATAGGAAGGGAGTGTAATATAAATAGAGTAGAGTACAGCGGCAAGATAAATATTATAAATGGTGGAAAAGTTGAAAGACAGGTTAGAATTTAA